The Juglans microcarpa x Juglans regia isolate MS1-56 chromosome 2D, Jm3101_v1.0, whole genome shotgun sequence DNA window AAGGGCGGTTGAGAGTTTCTCACAAATTTCTCAGACAACTAGCATGGTTGGTTATATGCATTGATTTGTCATGACTCATGACTGAATGGCTGGCTACACTTGATATATGGGTCAGTCTATCATCAAACCCCCCAGCAAATGCCAATGGTTTGGACTTCATGGTTCAAGTTCTGTGATCCTGTCTCTCCATATATTGCAAAGAGGAACACATTTGGGAACCTGTTGTATTCAACGATCTGTATCTAGAAAGTATTCGTGCTTCAAATTATGAACATTGATGATCCTAGTTTTCAACAAAGAGAGTGGTTTCAATCCGATCCCCATGAGGTCTTTGCACACTGTGATAATTCGGCATTGATTTAATGTGACCTATTACTTGTATTGATACAGCCAATGCCAATCATTTCTATGGTTCAAGAGGCATCACAGACAGACCCTACATATCATAGAATCAAAGATGCCCTAGGGAGGTTCATCGAATATACAAATTCAAGACGTATATCATTACCAAGAGAAAAAAGCAGATTCTATGATTCCTTAACATTTGGTTTTGGTGATTGGAGAGGATGAGGGTATGGAGAAGTTGGATGTCCATTTCTCGGTTTGGATGCTGCCTGCATTCCAATTTCATTTGAAGCATTTGGGTTGGACCTTGCACTATCAACTTGCATGGTCTTGAAGAAAGCGGAAGAGCTGGCCATGTCCTTGAGGTTCGGCAGAAGCTTTAGGGCCTCAACAACCTCACTCATCATAGGTCTGGCTTTTGGGTCTCGGCCAAGGCAGCGGACGGCTAGGTGGGCAGCTTTCTCAGCTCCTTTGACCGAGAAGTGACCTTCAAGGCGAGGATCTATTAGCCGGTACAACTTCTTCTTGTCTCCAAGAAGTGGTTGTGCCCATCCGACAAGGCTTTGCTCTCCATTTGGTCTTCTTTTGTCGATGGATCTCCTGCCAGTCATCAGTTCAAGTAGGACAACTCCAAAGCTGTAGACGTCACTCTTTGATGACAGATGTCCTAAAGCAAGAACCATATAAGACTTAAGCTTCATCAGGACATATCTTTAGGCAGAATCTATGACAGCAACACgattttaaaacctcaaaatgcataaaaataagaaatatgacCAGGTCTGAAAGTAGAAATGTACTGTCTGATTTATATTGGTAAAGTAATCCAACTCTTGCTTAGCAGGGAAAAAAAGGAGTAAATCAGCCCTTAAGAAGTTGAAACAGCTTTTAGAGGTAATTCGTCCTCTTCAATAAACACAACAGCACATgttaaaagataaattgtttacCGTATACAAACCAGAGGAACTTAAGAACGCATTGCACCATATTGATATATCAACAGGCCTATTATCTCCTCTATGTTTCTTTTCTCCTGCTTTTTTTATTCAAGTCTTCTGTATTGAAAGCACAGAAAGACGCAGCTTAAGTACACAGAATGCATACAAGAGAAGCAGCTGGTCAACGAGCTGAAGGAGAACAAGAAGTAATAAAGTCCAGATAACTAGAAAAAATGAGGACTATACTGAGCAGACATCCAAACACGAAGATTCTTTAGTACAATGGATCTAAGCTCATCCACCGTCTTCTTAGAATCTTCAAAATTGCACACATTCCATTCCTTCCACATGTACCACATCATGCATAAAGTAACCATCTGCCAAAGTTCAATGCTGCATGGACCAACCTTCTGACTTCTCCAATAAGCCAATAGCCCTACTACCGTTTGGGGGCATCACCCATACAACACGAAATAGGTCGAAGACCAAGGCCAAAACTAGATATCATTGTCCAATGAGCATATGAAAATAGTCAACAAGAATAGATTGACTACATGGCATTTACTTAATGCTTTCAAAATTggtaacaatatataatataaaatgaaacaaaatattttcagttCCATATATCCTCATATATGACACACACCATATCATCCTCACTGACCAACACCAGCCAGTAGTAGTAAAAGTAGCAGTAGTGCCAAGTATTGTCAAGCTACTTATTGTAATCACACTCACCGGTCAAGACATACTCTGGGCTGCATAGCCATAAGTTCCCATAACTCGTGTTGATACATGAGTTCTGTCACCCTCAGGACCATCTTTGGCAAGTCCAAAATCCGAGAGCTTGGCATTGTATTcctaaaattacattttatttttttcagaacAGAATAGCAATACAGGGTACAATGCTATTGCATAGTTTTAGTCACATACCGTATCTAGTAAAATATTAGATGTTTTGAAATCGCGGTAAATGATAGGCCGTTGCGCATCTTCATGAAGAAAGGCAAGGCCCTTTGCGGCGCCAAATGCAATTTTTATTCGGATAGACCAAGGAAGAGGCAGGGACCCTGTGGCATTTTACACGGTTGTTGCCAGGCATTAAAAATCAGGAGTAGAAAACACAAACTGTCAAGAGCACCATATCTACTGTCCCTTATTAATGCAATTACTCCAAATAGAGGGTAGGATCAGTTTTCTCAACTAGGCCAGAGCTTGAAGCGGACAAATCAAGCCTTCTTAATCTGAGGGTGACTGATATGACTAACCCACTTATatatacttctaaaaaaaaagagaaaaaactcgTCTCAAGAGGAACAAACTTTCACTAAATCATACATTAGATAGTATATAAACTTGcaattggaatttttttttttttctttttttctttaacttcaTGTTTAAATAGATCATCAGCCAACAGTTAATCACAAATATAGTGTTTGTAATGGAAGGCTAAATTCCATCACAAAATGTTGCCACTGACAATTAAATGCAACTACATTATGAGCTAGTTCTCCACAAACTTCAATTTAAACCATGTCTGATCTGGAAgcataattaagaaaataatggaTTTGTTGCGTACTTCTGAAAAGGTGGTTCTCCAAACTTCCACGAGGCATAAACTCGTAAACTAACAACCGTTGATCATCTTCAATGCAGAATCCTATCAATCTAACCAAATTAGGATGGCTTAGGTGACCAAGCAAATCAATTTCAGCCTGTGATGCAAATAAAAAGGAACGTTAAtggagatgaaagaaaaaaagtcaatacatgagagagagagagagagagagagagagaagggggatGGGGGGCGGGGAACCATACAAGCCACTCTTTATGACCCTGATGTCCACCTTGGTTGAGGGTTTTGACAGCAACTGTAAGTCCAGTACCAGGCTTCACAGGAGCAGTGCCATTCTCTTCAACCCAACCTTTAAAGACAAAACCAAAACCACCTTCACCAAGAATACTATCAGGTCTAAAGTTCCTCGTTGCCAACTTCAGCTCATTGAATGTGAACTTCCGAAGTTTAGAAGCAACATTCAGCTCCTCGCTGAATTTTAATGTGGAAGAAATACTCAATTTTGACGTTGATGTAGAACTCATTTTTGACGTGGATGAAGTACTTCCCGTATTACTAGTGATCTTAGAAGACCCTAATGAAGCAACTGGTTCGTCTCTGGTTTTCTCGTTCGTAGAATTACTCTCTGCTGATTTAGACAAAGACCTAAATGAATGATTGAATATTTACTAATCCCAATCAAGCAACCAAATCAAAGAAAGATTAACGTGCACCAACAAAGTATCATAACAGAATGTGGAGGGACGACCAAAGAAATACATACATCAGAGGGACAAATACAAAGAAAACGATAAAAAGGGAAACTTTTCATAACTGGGCCTAATTGTTTCCAATACTATTGCTGATTAAACAACATGGTTTTATTAAAATCTGCAAAGTTCCCACCACTTGCAAAAAATGCAATATTAGGCGGAACTGGTTGAAAAATGCTTGTCTTTACTATAGTTATTTGTTTAATACTTCTTTAGATCCACAAAGTTTTGAATTGGCAAAATCAATATCCCTACATCCAAAAAAAGTTATCAAGCATCTTCGCTTTATccagcaaacaaaagaaaaaaaagtcctATTCGAAACTAAAATCAGTACTCCAAGAGAAATGCTTATGCACTGTGCACATACCACCAACCGAGACAAGGCAAAAAATAGAATTACCAAAAGGGGCAGCAGGGCCACTGGTAGAGCTATCAACTTTTGTTCTTGAAAATATGAAACTCCCAAAAAACCTGCCCGTTCTCACCCAACACCCAGTCTCTGTCTCTCCCCCATCTcttttattccttccttttGACTTGCCCACATCCAAAATCACCTCCTTCTTAATTGCACCAGCCTCCAAAGCCATCTTCCACGCACTCTTATAATCAAATCCTCATACCCCGAAAATCCAGAAGATCTTCACATACCACATGCAGAACCCATTTCGAAGTACCTCACTTCAAATCATAGAAATCCATCAAATGCAACATAAACCAATGACCCGCAAAACAATATGAAAAGATCAGGCCGAATAACTGAAAAACTTACACTGACCCAGTTGTAAAATTTGGTCGCAATGgcctctgagagagagagagagagagagagagaggacatgTCAAAGAGAAGGGTGCTTGAGAGTTGAGATAGAGGGAAAGAGTTCCAACTACGGGCAGTTTGAAACAAAAAAGTGGGCAGGTCGGGCAAGAGAGAGACAGGGTGATGGACGTGTTCCTGTCATCGCCAACAGTAACCTTTGGCATATTCCCAAGTTATCAAATCCCAAGTACTACTTCAATAAATTGTTTTCTTTACTTAGGCTGCCATATTTTAAGGATTGCCCAGATTTAGGTTCCTATACCAGCACTAACGTTATGCCACGTTCTCACTCGACCTCGTTGGaactttttgtttcattttcttacATAAtcagagtattttttattttatagaagcTCCAATGATAAGTAGACAAAGACAAACTGAAGCTGACCAGTTTGCTGCATGAAGCTGACCAGTTTGCTGTATGACCCTAGAGAAAGTGTTAACTACTGGCTCATACTCTGAGTCATTTGTTGTTTTTGCTGGCTGGCACGTATTCCTTTTTTCTCGTAACCTTTGGTCTTCTTGAAATAAACTTATCCTAAACACTAAACAGTATATATAGACTCGACACTTTCCTCAGTATGGTATAGTCATTTTTATGTatcaaataatgattttttcgtggtaaaatttaaatagaagaaggaagaagtaGACCTTTTCTGCACTTACTGGTAtgtaattattactttttcatccCTTATATCATCctatattttacaatttctaCATAACCTCCCACGTTTATTCGTGCGCATACTTGTGCCAACTCTCATGTATACAGAGTTTTCCTATATTTTAATCAATATAATTGAGTGAATTTCAGAAGGTGGTGTAGAGGCTGACCAATGGAGAGCCGAAACGATTGTTTTATGCGAAAAATGAAATCCACCGAATCAATTCCTAATTATCTGAGAGGTGCATTTTCCAACCCTCTTTGCATTTTTAACTTTGATCCCTCTGGCTAGTCGAGAATTGCGTCTCCAACTGCTGCAGCCTCTACATCGTCGCTCCTTTCCCAGTAATCGCCCCAGGTTGGAGTTGGACCCttcccctcccctctctctttctctattttttagcTAGTTGGAAATTTGgatattttaacaaatttattgtcgctattaaattaaattggcACTTGGATTTTCAGCTCAATTTTAAGGGATGAAAGttatagcaaataaatgaaacatGACGTTGTCTCGTCGTCAAGCTAACCTTTGCAAGGCTGTTCCTTTTGCGGCTGGGATCATGTTGGACAGATGATAGCCTTCCCCAGATAAGTATCATACAGCcaccaaatatattatatattcttgaCACTCTTAGTCAAGATGAATGATTAGATACAAAGCATTTGCGTGTTATAGGATGTAATGATTTACAATATGATATTGGAGCTTAAAGAACACgaaaccaaaataatattatatatccgCAGACTTTTTTCAagcaaataattttatacacagTTATCTAAGGTAGAAAAAAAGAGGGGTGAGGATCTGGACGATCTCTTCAGAACAGTACAAATACAATGCTAAAcagcaaaaattaaaaacaatataggaagattttaaataacaaaaatgatatcTACAGtcaattttacatattttttacgcactttattaatgtaattggttgaatcatttttttttttaatataaaataactatattgATAATAATGTAATTGgctgcatcattttttttaatataaaataactgttttgatAATAAGTacgtaaaagtgactgtatatagaagaattcTTAACAAAATTG harbors:
- the LOC121248064 gene encoding LOW QUALITY PROTEIN: probable serine/threonine-protein kinase PIX7 (The sequence of the model RefSeq protein was modified relative to this genomic sequence to represent the inferred CDS: inserted 1 base in 1 codon), with amino-acid sequence MALEAGAIKKEVILDVGKSKGRNKRDGGETETGCWVRTGRFFGSFIFSRTKVDSSTSGPAAPFESNSTNEKTRDEPVASLGSSKITSNTGSTSSTSKMSSTSTSKLSISSTLKFSEELNVASKLRKFTFNELKLATRNFRPDSILGEGGFGFVFKGWVEENGTAPVKPGTGLTVAVKTLNQGGHQGHKEWLAEIDLLGHLSHPNLVRLIGFCIEDDQRLLVYEFMPRGSLENHLFRRSLPLPWSIRIKIAFGAAKGLAFLHEDAQRPIIYRDFKTSNILLDTEYNAKLSDFGLAKDGPEGDRTHVSTRVMGTYGYAXPEYVLTGHLSSKSDVYSFGVVLLELMTGRRSIDKRRPNGEQSLVGWAQPLLGDKKKLYRLIDPRLEGHFSVKGAEKAAHLAVRCLGRDPKARPMMSEVVEALKLLPNLKDMASSSAFFKTMQVDSARSNPNASNEIGMQAASKPRNGHPTSPYPHPLQSPKPNVKES